In Rhodobacteraceae bacterium LMO-JJ12, a single window of DNA contains:
- a CDS encoding acyltransferase, whose protein sequence is MIAVLGVVLYHFGVPGLPGGFTGVDVFFVISGFLIGGILWRDLQETGRISLARFYTRRVKRLAPAYFAMSGASALTAWFILLPFEFREFGKELIAATTYLSNVLFWRGEGYFDIGSDNKVLLHTWSLAVEEQFYILLPFLILAFKFSRRTLFGALIAAFALSLVANLALTPTHQTTTFYLFPFRAWELLAGVLLAILSQNDTLKWPQHPALSWLGLALVLAGLTLITPDGFPGWQALLPVVGTTLLLANGQNTNFVNRALSLRGPVFIGKISYSLYLWHWPVLILSKYWRDGYSGPFEAALWLTLAFALATVSWAWIETPFRRITPRNGWRVLAALSLPTAAALAFGALAYTKDGLPNRFGPDTRAHIKASADFLQDWSRCHTPTTGPFTGVELCPIGPDGPPEVLVWGDSHVRALKEGLEQAAYNAQTPALIIWHAGCPPLFGIQKHESYATPAQDAACAKDTETLRAALPTLDSAHTLLLVGRWSYYAEGTGVGRDIENTIELTGIGGSNNTDVLTRALAQTLPELANHFAQIYVFRQPPEIPYYDSREVARRLAHHRITAENAPITADLTQIQPRSTRAEALFAPDIASGTLHQIDPWPLLCTNGSCSVQQDTDIWYFDNNHLNNTAARALTPLFAPVFERTQ, encoded by the coding sequence ATGATCGCGGTGCTGGGCGTCGTGCTCTATCACTTTGGTGTGCCGGGTCTGCCCGGCGGGTTCACCGGCGTTGATGTGTTCTTCGTCATATCAGGTTTCCTGATCGGCGGCATCCTGTGGCGCGACCTGCAAGAGACCGGCCGCATCAGCCTTGCGCGCTTCTATACCCGCCGCGTCAAACGCCTCGCCCCTGCCTATTTCGCGATGAGCGGCGCAAGCGCATTGACCGCATGGTTTATCCTGCTGCCCTTTGAATTTCGCGAATTTGGCAAGGAACTCATCGCCGCAACAACCTACCTCTCCAACGTCCTCTTCTGGCGTGGCGAGGGTTATTTCGACATCGGCTCGGACAACAAGGTCTTGCTCCACACATGGTCGCTGGCGGTCGAAGAACAGTTTTACATCCTCCTGCCCTTCCTGATCCTCGCCTTCAAATTCTCCCGTCGCACCCTGTTTGGCGCGCTGATCGCGGCCTTCGCCCTCTCGCTTGTCGCCAATCTCGCCCTCACCCCCACGCATCAAACCACCACCTTCTATCTCTTCCCCTTCCGCGCGTGGGAGCTTCTCGCCGGTGTCCTGCTTGCCATCCTCTCCCAGAACGACACGCTCAAATGGCCTCAACACCCCGCGCTGAGTTGGCTCGGCCTGGCTCTCGTGCTGGCGGGCCTCACGCTCATAACCCCTGATGGTTTTCCCGGCTGGCAGGCGCTTTTGCCTGTCGTTGGAACAACCCTGCTCCTCGCCAACGGTCAAAACACCAACTTCGTCAACCGCGCGCTGTCCCTGCGTGGGCCGGTGTTCATCGGCAAGATTTCCTATTCCCTCTACCTTTGGCACTGGCCGGTTCTGATCCTGTCAAAATACTGGCGCGATGGCTACTCGGGGCCTTTTGAGGCCGCACTCTGGCTTACACTCGCCTTTGCTCTGGCCACCGTCTCCTGGGCGTGGATAGAGACACCGTTTCGCCGGATCACCCCGCGCAATGGCTGGCGCGTCTTGGCTGCCCTCTCACTCCCCACCGCCGCCGCACTCGCCTTTGGTGCGCTGGCCTATACCAAGGACGGTCTGCCAAACCGCTTTGGCCCCGACACCCGCGCCCACATCAAGGCCTCTGCCGATTTCCTGCAAGACTGGTCGCGCTGCCACACCCCCACCACCGGCCCCTTCACCGGGGTCGAGCTTTGCCCAATCGGCCCCGATGGCCCACCCGAAGTGCTGGTCTGGGGCGACAGCCACGTTCGCGCCCTCAAGGAAGGGCTGGAACAAGCCGCATATAACGCGCAAACACCCGCGCTGATCATCTGGCACGCTGGCTGCCCGCCGCTCTTTGGCATTCAAAAGCATGAAAGCTATGCCACCCCGGCCCAGGATGCCGCCTGTGCCAAAGACACCGAAACCCTCCGCGCCGCCCTCCCGACTCTCGACAGCGCGCACACCTTACTGCTGGTCGGGCGCTGGTCCTATTACGCTGAAGGCACGGGCGTGGGGCGCGACATCGAAAACACCATTGAACTCACCGGGATTGGCGGTTCCAACAATACCGATGTCCTCACACGCGCGCTGGCCCAAACGCTGCCCGAACTGGCCAATCACTTCGCGCAGATCTATGTGTTCCGCCAGCCCCCGGAAATTCCCTATTACGACAGCCGCGAGGTCGCGCGCCGCCTCGCCCATCATCGCATCACCGCGGAGAATGCCCCAATCACTGCCGATTTAACCCAGATCCAACCCCGATCCACTCGCGCCGAAGCCCTCTTCGCCCCCGATATCGCCTCCGGCACACTCCACCAGATCGACCCTTGGCCGCTACTTTGCACCAACGGCTCCTGCTCTGTTCAACAGGACACCGACATCTGGTATTTCGACAACAACCACCTCAACAACACCGCCGCCCGCGCCCTCACGCCACTTTTCGCGCCCGTCTTTGAGAGAACCCAGTGA
- a CDS encoding WecB/TagA/CpsF family glycosyltransferase, producing MEFRFGKERVTVNFPNRDALVDEVCRRFRGGEGFALATLNLDHLVKLRASGAFRRAYGAQDLVVADGNPIVWLSRLAGRKVELVPGSDMVLPLAEVATDEGVRVALVGSTEESLVAAGTEMTRVVPGLEIVAKIAPPMGFDADGAGAEEVFAALESSGARLVFIALGAPKQELFAAKGRERLPGVGFASIGAGLDFLSGSQERAPKWVRAMALEWLWRMLQAPGRMGLRYAKCFAILPRQMVEAVWLRFR from the coding sequence GTGGAATTCAGGTTTGGCAAAGAGCGCGTGACGGTGAACTTCCCGAATAGGGATGCGCTTGTTGACGAGGTTTGCAGGCGGTTCAGGGGGGGCGAGGGCTTTGCGCTGGCGACGCTCAATCTTGATCATTTGGTGAAATTGCGCGCGTCGGGGGCGTTTCGTCGTGCTTATGGTGCGCAGGATCTTGTGGTGGCCGATGGCAACCCGATTGTGTGGCTGTCGCGTCTGGCGGGGCGCAAGGTTGAGCTGGTGCCGGGGTCGGATATGGTTTTGCCTCTGGCAGAGGTGGCGACGGATGAAGGAGTTCGCGTGGCGTTGGTTGGGTCGACCGAGGAAAGCCTTGTGGCGGCTGGGACGGAAATGACGCGGGTTGTGCCGGGGCTTGAAATCGTTGCGAAAATCGCGCCGCCGATGGGGTTTGATGCGGATGGCGCCGGGGCGGAAGAGGTGTTTGCGGCGCTTGAAAGCTCGGGTGCGCGGTTGGTGTTTATCGCGCTGGGCGCGCCGAAGCAGGAGCTTTTTGCAGCAAAGGGGCGGGAGCGGTTGCCGGGCGTTGGCTTTGCCTCGATCGGTGCAGGCTTGGACTTTTTGTCGGGCTCGCAGGAGCGGGCGCCAAAATGGGTGCGTGCGATGGCGCTGGAATGGCTGTGGCGGATGCTTCAGGCACCGGGGCGTATGGGGCTGCGATATGCGAAATGCTTTGCCATTCTGCCGCGCCAGATGGTTGAGGCGGTTTGGCTGCGCTTCAGGTAA
- a CDS encoding SDR family oxidoreductase, whose protein sequence is MSRNDPRILAGTVVITGAGSGLGRALACRLTKEVMTVIGLGRRAAALEETAKQAGNTFIAIPTDISDFNALRAAFDQLNGKPPLTLLINNAATYPHRDILDETPESFMATMSTNFGGTLAATRLALDHFTKTGFGRILNVATFADLNPLPTASAYSTSKGANRILTRALIADLGDRFPDITITDWMPGMLATDMGIPDGLPPAQSAIWGADLALWHDRSLNGATFEQNREILPSQGLKTRLKNALLLRRRKPRML, encoded by the coding sequence ATGAGCCGAAATGACCCCCGCATCCTTGCTGGAACAGTCGTAATTACCGGGGCTGGCTCCGGTCTTGGTCGCGCTCTGGCCTGTCGCTTGACCAAAGAAGTGATGACCGTGATCGGCCTTGGCCGCCGCGCCGCCGCGCTTGAAGAGACCGCAAAACAGGCCGGAAATACCTTCATCGCCATCCCAACCGACATCAGCGACTTTAATGCACTCCGCGCCGCTTTTGATCAACTGAACGGAAAACCACCGCTCACCCTTCTGATCAACAACGCTGCCACCTATCCACACCGCGATATTCTCGACGAAACACCCGAGAGCTTCATGGCAACGATGAGCACCAACTTCGGCGGCACGCTGGCCGCCACCCGCCTTGCGCTCGATCATTTCACCAAGACCGGCTTTGGCCGCATTCTCAACGTCGCGACCTTCGCCGACCTCAACCCGCTGCCCACCGCGTCGGCCTATTCCACCTCCAAGGGTGCCAATCGCATATTGACCCGCGCGCTGATTGCCGATCTGGGGGATCGTTTTCCCGATATCACCATCACCGACTGGATGCCTGGAATGCTGGCCACCGACATGGGCATTCCCGATGGCCTGCCCCCCGCGCAATCGGCCATTTGGGGCGCGGATCTGGCGCTTTGGCATGACCGCTCGCTCAACGGCGCAACCTTTGAACAGAACCGCGAAATCCTACCCTCCCAAGGGCTGAAAACCCGCCTCAAAAACGCGCTCCTCCTCAGACGCCGCAAACCGCGAATGCTCTGA
- a CDS encoding GMC family oxidoreductase, which produces MTSEITSQTWDVIIIGTGIGGGTAGRALAQSGLKVLFVEKGPAGQRSEQTPLNPTIFLPQARQVRGFWPGQMIAHEDNHESRFYGPIGAGVGGSSVFYAATLERPEPHDLDHSNARPHPTGGWPVSYADFAPYLARAEALYKVSGAPHCEGQDDLRLPPPISPADQRIFERLHKNGRSPYHLHSAIARIDGCLDCTGHKCPHSCKMDGRSAGVEPALATGNAALLDNAEVTRLIADGPDITGIEMRRDGETLTLKARQYLLAGGAFGSPRLCLASACEAHPNGIANSSDLVGRGLMFHLNEIFAVWPGITDPEPTKAVGLRDLYHIDNQRLGMVQAMGINASYGEIAYYLETLISRSVLRHIPMAAKLSRIPAAMASRILGSAKIFVGLLEDLAYDENRVLPPIQGSDDIAFEYTIHDELRTRRRTFRREIKRAFKNQRRLFLSQSPDLNHGHPSGTMRFGHDPSRSVLNADGRAHDHANLWCADAGFMPSSMGVNPSLSIAAQALRTAQAIGKTLK; this is translated from the coding sequence ATGACATCTGAAATTACCTCGCAGACCTGGGACGTCATCATCATCGGCACCGGCATCGGCGGAGGCACTGCCGGGCGCGCACTTGCGCAATCCGGTCTCAAAGTTCTCTTTGTCGAAAAAGGCCCCGCCGGACAACGCAGCGAACAGACCCCGCTCAACCCGACAATCTTCCTGCCCCAAGCGCGACAAGTCCGCGGCTTTTGGCCCGGTCAGATGATCGCCCATGAAGACAACCATGAAAGCCGCTTCTATGGCCCGATCGGCGCCGGGGTTGGCGGCTCGTCGGTGTTTTACGCCGCCACGCTTGAGCGCCCCGAACCTCACGATCTCGATCACAGCAATGCGCGCCCCCACCCCACCGGCGGCTGGCCGGTTTCCTATGCCGATTTCGCACCCTATCTGGCCAGGGCCGAAGCCCTCTACAAGGTATCCGGCGCGCCGCATTGCGAAGGCCAAGACGATCTTCGCCTGCCCCCTCCCATAAGCCCCGCTGATCAACGCATATTCGAGCGGTTGCACAAAAACGGGCGTTCGCCCTACCATTTGCATTCTGCCATTGCCCGCATTGATGGCTGCCTTGACTGCACCGGCCACAAATGCCCGCATAGCTGCAAGATGGATGGCCGCTCCGCAGGGGTCGAACCCGCGCTGGCCACCGGTAACGCCGCCCTTCTCGACAATGCAGAAGTCACCCGGCTGATCGCTGATGGCCCTGATATCACCGGCATCGAAATGCGCCGCGATGGTGAAACCCTGACCCTCAAAGCCCGGCAATACCTGCTGGCGGGCGGTGCCTTTGGCTCCCCCCGGCTCTGCCTCGCCTCCGCCTGCGAAGCCCACCCCAACGGCATCGCCAACAGCTCAGACCTCGTCGGTCGTGGGTTGATGTTTCACCTCAATGAAATCTTTGCCGTCTGGCCGGGCATCACCGATCCCGAACCAACCAAGGCCGTCGGCCTGCGTGACCTCTATCATATCGACAACCAACGCCTCGGTATGGTTCAAGCCATGGGGATTAACGCCTCTTACGGCGAAATCGCCTACTATCTCGAAACCCTCATTTCGCGCAGTGTCTTGCGTCACATTCCAATGGCGGCAAAGCTCTCGCGCATACCCGCCGCCATGGCCAGCCGCATTTTGGGCTCCGCCAAGATTTTCGTCGGCCTCCTCGAAGACCTTGCCTATGACGAAAACCGGGTGCTGCCCCCCATTCAAGGCTCTGATGACATCGCATTCGAATACACCATCCATGATGAGCTGCGCACCCGCCGCCGCACCTTCCGACGCGAGATCAAGCGCGCCTTCAAGAACCAGCGCCGCCTGTTTCTGTCACAATCGCCTGATCTCAACCACGGCCACCCCTCCGGCACCATGCGGTTCGGACACGACCCGTCGCGCTCGGTGCTCAACGCCGATGGCCGCGCCCATGATCACGCAAACCTCTGGTGCGCTGATGCCGGTTTCATGCCCAGTTCCATGGGCGTAAATCCCTCGCTTTCAATCGCGGCTCAGGCCCTGCGCACCGCCCAAGCCATAGGAAAAACCCTGAAATGA